One genomic region from Labeo rohita strain BAU-BD-2019 chromosome 7, IGBB_LRoh.1.0, whole genome shotgun sequence encodes:
- the crabp1b gene encoding cellular retinoic acid-binding protein 1b, with protein MPNFAGTWKMKSSENFEELLKALGVNAMLRKVACAAASKPHVEIRQNGEQFYIKTSTTVRTTEINFQIGEEFNEETVDGRKCKSLVTWETENKMTCRQTLLDGNGPKTYWTRELRGNELILTFGADDVVCTRIYVRE; from the exons ATGCCCAATTTTGCTGGAACTTGGAAGATGAAGAGCAGTGAAAATTTTGAAGAACTCCTCAAAGCGCTCG GGGTGAATGCGATGCTGAGAAAGGTGGCCTGTGCTGCGGCCTCTAAACCCCACGTGGAGATCCGGCAGAACGGTGAACAGTTCTACATCAAAACCTCCACCACTGTAAGGACCACAGAAATTAACTTTCAAATAGGAGAAGAGTTCAACGAGGAGACCGTAGATGGGCGGAAGTGCAAG AGCCTGGTCACATGGGAGACCGAGAACAAGATGACCTGCAGGCAAACCCTTCTGGATGGTAACGGCCCTAAGACGTACTGGACACGAGAGCTGAGAGGGAACGAGCTCATTCTG acctttggggccgacGATGTGGTGTGCACACGGATTTATGTACGGGAATGA